A region of the Mus caroli chromosome 7, CAROLI_EIJ_v1.1, whole genome shotgun sequence genome:
gagcagtggtggtgcacgcctttaatcccatcacttggaaggcagaggcaggtggacctttgttagaggtcagcctggaccataaagcaagttccaggacagcaggactacacagaaaaaaacaaaaccacgcaaacagccgggcggtggtggtgcacgcctttaatcccagcacttgggaggcagaggcaggcggatttctgagttcNNNNNNNNNNNNNNNaggccagcctggtctacagagtgagttccaggacagccagggctacacagagaaaccctgcctcggaaaaccaaaaaccaaaccaaaacaaaaaaagcccacgcaaacaaacacaaatggcCCAGTACCACGGTGCAGGCCTTTAGTcacagtactcagaaggcagaggccggTGAACCTCTGCTGGAGGCTAGCATGGACCATGGCgagctccaggagagccaaggctacacaaaaaaaccctgtcttaaacccCCTCTCAAACCccccagaaaacagaaacagcacaGGAAGAGCAGGAGATGGAAGGCAGACTCTGGGGTGGGGCTCAGGGGTCTGACCCCCACTGAGGACTCCTTAACCTCTGCTCCAAAGAATCGCAGCaacagcctggcgtggtggcgcgtgcctttaatcccagcacttgggaggcagaggcaggcggatttctgagtttgaggctagcctggtctatagagtgagtttcgggacagccagggctacacagagaaaccctgtctcgaaaaacaaaaacaaaaacaaaaaaaagaatctcaggaaGGTCTGGGAATCCAGACATGATGGAGCCAGGAATCCAACCTAGCTTGAGGTCCACATCCCTAGACCAAAAATGGACAGTCCTCAGGGAGTGACAGGCTACTGAACTACCCCAGCCCCAGGGCGAGAAGTGGCATGGTCAGCTGAGGATTTATTGGCATAAACGCAACCATATAAAAACATAAGTTATGAAAAACACAGTCACGATGtaccccccatcccccaaaccCATCCCCCCGTGCCCCCTTCTGCAGGAGGGCCAGCCTGGCACCTCCTCAGCGCATCCGGTAGTCAGTGGAACAAGAGAGCTCACACAGCTGACCCTTGAAGTCCAGGTCGATGGTAAAGTCCAAGTCACGCTGCAGGGcaaagagggagacagagctCAGGTGGGAGACAGAGCCATCAGCCAAGGGCCAGGCAAGCGTGTTGGCAACGCCTGCCAGCCAGCACATTGCACACGCTGCACCCTGACCTACTGACAGCACTATCGGCTATATGCACCCCATGCTCCCCAGCCACAGTCTAAGTTTCTGCCACCGAGGGACCAGCACCAGCGCCGCTGGCTGGAGTGTCAGCACCGCTTCAGGCCCCCTGCAAGCATCCTAAAGCCCCTCCACCCATGGATCAAGAGGGCCAGGGTTGGGTGTTCCTAGCATCACACTGTGCTCTGGCACTTGCCACTCTAACCTGTAACAGGAGTCAGGTGATTTCAGTGCCCACAGGAAGGGTACTGAACAAGGTTATCACTGAACCCAGCAGCCACATGGGCGCTTCCTCAGGTACCTGCTGTGCTACCCAAGCTGGCACTGTTCAAATCTACCCAGAACCCGACTTTCCTGCACACCCTCCATATCACGTTTACTCTCCATCAGGCCTCACATTGTTTTTGGCATTGGGCCTCATTCCAATGGTGCCAAAGATCTCCTCGCCAGTCTTCACTGTTAGGTAGTCCTCCATGTAGAACACAGTCTGCTTCCAGTGTGTGTACGGGGACTCAGGACCTGAAAGGTGGGCACGGTCAGTTCCAGACTTTGCCTGGGTGTCGCCACGCTAAACAtgccactgccccccccccccacaaggtCACCACCAGCAAGGCTTTGAGGGCTAGTGATCCTGCATCTTGCCTGTGTTTCCTGAGTTACACTGGGATCAGACTCAGTCACTCAATGACTGACAGTGGAAGAGTTCTTCAGTGTCCAGCACTCCCCCTTGTTCTTAATAGGACTAAGTGGTAGAACCCAGAACCAGAATACCATAGGCACCCGACCACCGGGCCAGGCCCCACCCTCCCCGAGGGACTAAATTTCTTCAACTTTAGAGCTTTCTGCCCTGTTCCCGAGCAGCTCCATGGCTGTGATAAGCCTCAGGCACGCACGACACTGCTCGTCTCACAGAAACCTCACTGATGCTCTTGGCCCCCCGCCCAGCCCCACATGGCGCTCACTGGTGGAGAAGCCGGTCCTCTTGTGGCATCGGGTGAACTCGATNTTGAAGTAGGCCACCAGCGCGTGCACGTAGTCGTTCCTCTTNACTTGCAGGCAGAAGGGGGAGGTGAAGGTCAGGTCCTCCACCTTGACTGTGTAGATGTCCACCTCCTGCCAAATGGGTGAGCCCAGTCAGTGCTCAGAGCCCACCCTGAACAACAACTGCTGCCTGTTAGGCCCCTTCCCATCACAGTAAAACAGCCCCCGCCTTCTGAAACGGGGTCTCATGTATCCTGGGCTGGCcctcaaaacattttctttctttttaaaaaaacgtatttatttcatgtatgagtacactgtagctgtcttcacacacaccagaagagggcatcagatcccattatagatgcttgtgagccaccatgtgtttgctgggaattgaagccatCTCTCAGCACCAGGCATGGCCCTGAAAACTCTGATGTGTGGCCCAACTGCTCTCCCTACAGTTCTAATGGACTGGTCAGGGACTGGGACCCCTGCTGTTGCTGCCCAGTTACCTTTATGAGGCAGGCATTGGTGACCAGCTGCTTTGGGTCCACCACGTCCACCAGGGGCTCCTTGATGGCCACGTCTTTAATGCAGGACATATCAAAGCCATACACGTTCTCCCACCCTGGGTACAGACAGGGTCAGATGAGCTGTGGAATCCAGGCCCTGCCCTCGCCACCCATCCTGCCCTCACCACCCACTACAACCCCAGCTCACAGTGGATCTTGTAGTCTTTATATTGTCGGTCCTCAATGGCTGTCACATATAAGGTGGCCCGGTCTGGGAAGATGAGGCCATCGGGTGCCTGAAGGAGGAGTTGGGTAAAAGCAAGGACCTAACTGAGCGGAACCAATTGTCCAGCCCACCATCACTTTCCAGAGACCCCTTAGCCACCCAGGCCTCATCCTTTAGTCTGGTCCCTACTCAACAGCCACAGTGCATCCAGAGCCCTGGCAGTCTCAAAATTCCTAGGAGCCTGGAAACACCCCAGAAGGAAAGGCACCTCCATTTTGTACACTCTCCTCCTgatccctccccttcctcccagtACTCGCTCTCCTGGCGTAAGGACTCTGCACTGGCCTTCTTCAAGTCAGCTCCTCTGCCATTCCTTTGCTCCCTTCTCCCTGGGAAGGCCTcatccacacacagaaacacttgGTGGTACCCTATTTGCTGTTCTAACTCTTTAGCCTGGGGCGCCCACTCCATCTAAGGCGTATGGCTCACCAGCCACTTGTCCCGAGCGTGCAGCACGGTGTTGAGCATGGACTCGTAGAAGAGGCAGTAGCCCATCCACTCGCTGATGATGATGTCGACCTTCTCCACGGGCAGCTCCACCTCCTCCACCTTGCCCTTGATGATGGTCACCACTGCACCCACAGGAAAGGCATACCAGTCACGGGGAGGGCTGGCCCAGATGGTTCCAGACAGCCAGAGGACTCTGGTCAAAGGGCAGGCACCCTGTCTCTCTTTTCAAaccatctcactatgtagtcctggaacttgctatacagaccaggctggccacaaacccagagatctgcctgcctctgccccccacccccccggccCCTCCCCCAGTACTGGGGATAAAAGGTTAAAACACCAGGTCCATCCTAAACCACAAGGGTACAGCAACAGTTTCAGGTTCTGTCTGTGGGTCTAGGAGTAGTTCTGTCTCGAGCCCAAGTTTAACATTCTCCAGTCTGGGTTTGTTTCCTCCCATAGCAGCAGCGCTCAGatgaaatacattttctattCAGTAAGTGAAACAGTAAGTAATAATGGTGTGGACACAACTGTAAAATGAGGCCAGTAGGTTAGGATGCTTGCAACCAAGTGGGATGACCTGAATTTCACCCCCAGGGTAGAATGAGatttatcctctgacctctacatgtgccCCACTGCAGCCCCCCCACCCAATAAAGATAGAAAGCAtttcaatgaaacaaaataaaactatcatTGCCAGCCAGGCCTGTCACTCcagctacttaggaggctgaCACTCAAGGAATGGAAGTTCAAAGCCTACTTGGGCTACaataagaaaccctgtcttggggctGAAGAGCTGGGTCGGTGGtgaagagcactgtctgctcttccagaggtcgtgagttcaattctcagcaaccacacaatgggtcacaaccatctataatggaatctgatgccctgttctagTGTTTCTGAGGACAGACACAGctcactcacacagacaaaa
Encoded here:
- the Prmt1 gene encoding protein arginine N-methyltransferase 1 isoform X1 codes for the protein MAAAEAANCIMENFVATLANGMSLQPPLEEVSCGQAESSEKPNAEDMTSKDYYFDSYAHFGIHEEMLKDEVRTLTYRNSMFHNRHLFKDKVVLDVGSGTGILCMFAAKAGARKVIGIECSSISDYAVKIVKANKLDHVVTIIKGKVEEVELPVEKVDIIISEWMGYCLFYESMLNTVLHARDKWLAPDGLIFPDRATLYVTAIEDRQYKDYKIHWWENVYGFDMSCIKDVAIKEPLVDVVDPKQLVTNACLIKEVDIYTVKVEDLTFTSPFCLQVKRNDYVHALVAYFXIEFTRCHKRTGFSTSPESPYTHWKQTVFYMEDYLTVKTGEEIFGTIGMRPNAKNNRDLDFTIDLDFKGQLCELSCSTDYRMR
- the Prmt1 gene encoding protein arginine N-methyltransferase 1 isoform X2, which translates into the protein MAAAEAANCIMEVSCGQAESSEKPNAEDMTSKDYYFDSYAHFGIHEEMLKDEVRTLTYRNSMFHNRHLFKDKVVLDVGSGTGILCMFAAKAGARKVIGIECSSISDYAVKIVKANKLDHVVTIIKGKVEEVELPVEKVDIIISEWMGYCLFYESMLNTVLHARDKWLAPDGLIFPDRATLYVTAIEDRQYKDYKIHWWENVYGFDMSCIKDVAIKEPLVDVVDPKQLVTNACLIKEVDIYTVKVEDLTFTSPFCLQVKRNDYVHALVAYFXIEFTRCHKRTGFSTSPESPYTHWKQTVFYMEDYLTVKTGEEIFGTIGMRPNAKNNRDLDFTIDLDFKGQLCELSCSTDYRMR
- the Prmt1 gene encoding protein arginine N-methyltransferase 1 isoform X3 → MVSCGQAESSEKPNAEDMTSKDYYFDSYAHFGIHEEMLKDEVRTLTYRNSMFHNRHLFKDKVVLDVGSGTGILCMFAAKAGARKVIGIECSSISDYAVKIVKANKLDHVVTIIKGKVEEVELPVEKVDIIISEWMGYCLFYESMLNTVLHARDKWLAPDGLIFPDRATLYVTAIEDRQYKDYKIHWWENVYGFDMSCIKDVAIKEPLVDVVDPKQLVTNACLIKEVDIYTVKVEDLTFTSPFCLQVKRNDYVHALVAYFXIEFTRCHKRTGFSTSPESPYTHWKQTVFYMEDYLTVKTGEEIFGTIGMRPNAKNNRDLDFTIDLDFKGQLCELSCSTDYRMR